From the Leptolyngbya sp. O-77 genome, one window contains:
- a CDS encoding CHASE2 domain-containing protein produces MRPRPSAAQSRRFAALARPLLCRYKPNSGAYQRLDSSGYQTLLDYRARQNPARRVSLSQVLAQDISPEWVQDKIVLIGMTAPSGKDLFYTPFSAGEEVSHQMPGVMIHAQMVSQFLDAATGARSPFWFWAEWQECLWILGWATVSGAIAWSVRHPIALGLSSVGLLGLIAGAGFGLFLQQGWVPTVAPAIASMMALGTIVAYRAQQSHRQHPDGDDAAGAKHLPPKLPTRCGMPAIACWPQASCRVSGWSPQCCLPTSKGSAPFLSKCRRRRCWNG; encoded by the coding sequence ATCCGCCCGCGCCCCAGCGCCGCCCAATCCCGACGATTTGCAGCTTTGGCGCGTCCGCTTTTGTGCCGCTACAAGCCCAACTCCGGAGCTTACCAGCGCCTCGACAGCAGCGGCTATCAAACCCTGCTAGACTATCGCGCCCGCCAAAATCCGGCTCGCCGCGTCAGTTTGAGTCAGGTCTTGGCGCAGGACATTTCGCCAGAGTGGGTGCAGGACAAAATTGTGTTGATTGGGATGACGGCTCCCAGCGGCAAGGATTTGTTTTACACGCCCTTTAGCGCGGGCGAGGAGGTGAGCCACCAGATGCCGGGGGTGATGATTCACGCCCAGATGGTGAGCCAGTTTCTCGATGCTGCCACCGGAGCGCGATCGCCCTTCTGGTTTTGGGCAGAGTGGCAAGAGTGTCTGTGGATCTTGGGCTGGGCAACGGTCAGCGGGGCGATCGCCTGGAGCGTGCGCCATCCGATCGCGCTGGGCCTGAGCAGCGTGGGGCTGCTGGGGCTGATTGCAGGTGCTGGCTTTGGGCTATTTTTGCAGCAGGGCTGGGTGCCGACGGTGGCTCCGGCGATCGCCTCGATGATGGCGCTGGGCACGATCGTCGCCTACCGAGCGCAGCAGTCGCACCGCCAGCACCCAGATGGTGATGACGCTGCTGGGGCAAAACACCTCCCCCCGAAATTGCCGACGCGCTGTGGAATGCCCGCGATCGCCTGCTGGCCTCAGGCAAGCTGCCGGGTCAGCGGCTGGTCGCCACAATGCTGTTTACCGACATCAAAGGGTTCAGCACCATTTCTGAGCAAATGCCGCCGGAGGCGCTGCTGGAATGGCTGA
- a CDS encoding chloride channel protein encodes MGSPAAITAIPRSPSFQILQMRWINVRWINGSKQFAIAEACVIGLVSGLAAVMLKQSVGWLGGWRVQWSHQFTDWLVLPLVGLVGGGLAGLLIERLAPEAAGSGIPQVKAVLANVAIALNVRVALVKLVSVILTLGAGLNLGRQGPTVQIGAALAAQLSQWIPTSPEYRRQLIASGAAAGLAAGFNAPIAGILFVVEEFLQDFSGITLGTAILASFVGAVVSRVLGGRSLSLDLGMTSYEATFSLYDVPLFLILGLLAGLLGSLFSRGIFVSLTLNRRLPLGLPGRIGLAGLLSGLVVSQLPDSFRDNTGLQDLLSGGNAAWYLLLLAFGAKFLLTLVAYGSGAPGGIFAPSLILGSALGALVGITGSGLESLLGLAPHVSPASTYALAGMGAFFSAVTRGPVTAIVIVFEITANFNLVLPLMIGSGIAYLVAQRLVGSSFYSRLLEWNGIQIQSPGTQPAPWQKLTAAAVMQRRVETLSSSLSLDEAKQAFARSHHRGFPVVDNGRLVGIVTQSDLSAPERQPANPAAATLSDMMTPQPVTVRPSDSLTHVLFLLNRFKVSRLPVTDGQKLVGIITRADIIRAESDQLTGESLQLGPRPAPSYEVYRTRSPATGRGRLLLPVSNPQTAPILVKLAGAIAQARGYELEVLHVILVSRAHPPSETAVRTTQARRLLRQIEHLGQNWQVPVHTQIRVAHDAAQAMLEAIKARHINLVLMGWKGSTSTPGRVFGTAVDTLIRQAPCDVVLVKLGEETRFNHWLLPLSGGPNAQYALTLLPALTSLSPDPSIKLCQVLPVDEPLADLSVMAAAMDELRQRVNCSITTRPIRGHSVPGAILRLAWQEPCDVIVLGASRESLLQQALTGNIPEAIARSSDCTVILVRAAIAPEDP; translated from the coding sequence ATGGGTAGCCCGGCGGCTATCACCGCTATTCCGCGCTCTCCCTCATTCCAAATTCTTCAAATGCGCTGGATCAATGTGCGCTGGATCAATGGCTCCAAACAGTTTGCGATCGCGGAAGCCTGCGTCATTGGTCTAGTTTCAGGGCTGGCAGCGGTCATGCTCAAACAGAGCGTGGGCTGGCTGGGCGGGTGGCGGGTGCAATGGTCGCACCAGTTTACAGACTGGCTGGTGCTGCCGCTGGTGGGGTTGGTGGGCGGCGGGCTGGCGGGGCTGCTGATCGAGCGGCTGGCTCCGGAGGCGGCGGGCAGCGGCATTCCCCAGGTGAAGGCGGTGCTGGCCAATGTGGCGATCGCCCTCAATGTCCGTGTGGCCCTGGTCAAGCTGGTCAGCGTTATCCTGACGCTGGGCGCGGGGCTGAACTTGGGTCGCCAGGGCCCGACCGTGCAGATCGGTGCAGCGCTGGCCGCCCAGCTCAGCCAGTGGATTCCCACCTCGCCAGAATATCGTCGCCAGCTCATCGCATCGGGCGCGGCGGCAGGATTGGCGGCCGGCTTCAATGCCCCCATCGCAGGCATTTTGTTTGTGGTGGAAGAGTTTTTGCAAGATTTCTCCGGGATTACGCTGGGCACGGCGATTTTGGCATCCTTTGTGGGCGCAGTTGTGTCGCGGGTGCTGGGCGGTCGCAGCCTCAGCCTGGATCTGGGCATGACTTCTTATGAAGCGACGTTTTCGCTCTACGACGTGCCGCTTTTTCTAATTTTGGGGCTGCTGGCGGGGCTGCTAGGCTCGCTGTTTAGCCGAGGCATTTTTGTCAGCCTGACGCTCAACCGTCGGCTCCCGCTGGGGTTGCCAGGGCGAATTGGGTTGGCAGGGCTGCTGTCTGGGTTAGTCGTATCGCAACTGCCCGACAGTTTCCGAGACAATACAGGGCTGCAAGATCTGCTCAGTGGCGGCAACGCCGCCTGGTACTTGCTGCTGCTGGCCTTTGGCGCAAAGTTTTTGCTGACGCTGGTGGCCTACGGGTCGGGTGCGCCAGGAGGAATTTTTGCGCCGTCGCTGATTTTGGGGTCGGCGCTGGGGGCGCTGGTGGGCATTACGGGCAGCGGCTTGGAATCACTGCTGGGGCTTGCACCGCATGTCAGTCCAGCCAGTACCTATGCGCTGGCGGGGATGGGCGCGTTTTTCAGCGCGGTGACGCGGGGCCCGGTGACGGCGATCGTTATCGTGTTTGAAATCACCGCCAATTTCAACCTGGTGCTGCCGCTGATGATTGGGTCGGGCATTGCCTATCTGGTGGCGCAACGACTGGTGGGCAGTTCGTTCTATAGCCGCCTGCTGGAGTGGAACGGCATCCAGATTCAGTCGCCGGGAACCCAGCCCGCGCCCTGGCAAAAGCTAACGGCGGCAGCGGTGATGCAGCGGCGGGTAGAAACGCTGTCGAGCAGCCTGTCGCTGGATGAGGCGAAACAGGCCTTTGCGCGATCGCACCATCGCGGATTTCCGGTCGTAGACAACGGACGGCTGGTGGGCATCGTCACCCAGAGCGACCTGTCGGCTCCAGAGCGGCAGCCTGCCAATCCTGCGGCTGCAACCCTGTCAGACATGATGACACCGCAACCCGTAACCGTCCGCCCGTCTGACTCGCTCACCCATGTGCTGTTTTTACTGAATCGGTTTAAGGTCAGCCGCTTGCCCGTTACCGATGGACAAAAGCTGGTGGGCATTATCACCCGTGCCGACATTATTCGCGCCGAGTCTGATCAGCTCACGGGCGAGTCGCTGCAACTGGGGCCGCGTCCCGCCCCCTCTTACGAGGTCTACCGGACGCGATCGCCCGCCACAGGCCGGGGTCGGCTGCTGCTGCCCGTCAGCAATCCCCAGACGGCTCCGATTTTGGTGAAACTGGCGGGGGCGATCGCCCAGGCGCGGGGCTATGAACTGGAGGTGCTGCACGTCATTCTGGTGTCGCGGGCCCATCCGCCTTCGGAAACTGCCGTCCGCACCACCCAGGCACGACGATTGCTGCGGCAGATTGAGCATTTGGGGCAAAACTGGCAGGTGCCGGTGCATACGCAGATTCGTGTAGCCCACGACGCAGCGCAGGCGATGCTAGAGGCCATTAAAGCGCGGCATATCAACCTGGTTCTAATGGGCTGGAAGGGCAGCACCAGCACGCCAGGGCGTGTGTTTGGCACGGCAGTGGACACGCTGATTCGGCAGGCTCCCTGCGACGTGGTGCTGGTGAAGCTGGGCGAAGAGACGAGGTTCAATCACTGGCTGCTGCCGCTGTCGGGTGGGCCCAATGCCCAATATGCCCTGACGCTGCTGCCTGCACTCACGAGCCTCAGCCCTGACCCCAGCATCAAGCTTTGTCAGGTGTTGCCTGTAGACGAGCCGCTGGCGGATCTGTCGGTGATGGCGGCGGCAATGGACGAACTCCGCCAGCGGGTCAACTGTTCCATCACTACCCGCCCGATTCGGGGACATTCCGTGCCGGGGGCGATTTTGCGGCTGGCGTGGCAGGAACCCTGCGACGTGATTGTGCTGGGGGCTAGTCGCGAAAGCCTGCTGCAACAGGCGCTCACGGGCAATATCCCAGAAGCGATCGCCCGCAGCAGCGATTGCACCGTGATTCTTGTGCGAGCGGCGATCGCCCCAGAAGACCCCTGA
- a CDS encoding CHASE2 domain-containing protein — MTKLWNAFCSSGLSGLKAATLTGLTVTGLVLGLRQVGGLEPLELRIYDRMVRLRFRDGLLGNSPDSPDPRLLVVEITEADIQALQRSTPSDETLAQAIAQLQQYQPRVIGLDLHRDVPQEPGHAQLQAQLLAPNLVAITKLGESAGDSRSDPSRSRIPPAGVARRARRVQ; from the coding sequence TTGACAAAACTTTGGAACGCTTTTTGCTCCAGCGGGTTGAGCGGCCTGAAGGCGGCTACTCTGACGGGTTTGACTGTGACTGGGCTGGTGTTGGGGCTGCGGCAGGTGGGCGGGCTGGAACCGCTGGAACTGCGGATTTATGACCGGATGGTGCGCCTGCGATTTCGGGACGGATTGCTTGGCAATTCACCCGATTCGCCCGACCCGCGCCTGCTGGTGGTGGAGATTACCGAAGCGGATATCCAAGCGCTCCAGCGGTCTACACCGTCGGATGAAACGCTGGCCCAGGCGATCGCCCAGCTTCAGCAATATCAGCCCCGCGTCATCGGGCTAGACCTGCACCGCGACGTACCCCAGGAGCCGGGTCACGCCCAGTTGCAAGCTCAACTTCTGGCCCCAAACCTAGTCGCGATTACCAAACTGGGCGAGTCGGCGGGCGATTCGCGCAGCGATCCGTCCCGGAGTCGCATTCCACCCGCCGGGGTTGCCCGCCGAGCGCGTCGGGTTCAATGA
- a CDS encoding methyltransferase domain-containing protein produces the protein MGSFFALMLLATGAIAALGLILYLLTARRYQSGDSVARSYDEWTQDGILEFYWGEHIHLGHYGSPPRRKDFLKAKADFVHEMVRWGGLDRLPRGSTLLDVGCGIGGSSRILAQDYGFNVTGITISPQQVKRAQELTPAGLSAKFLVDDAMALSFPDASFDVVWSVEAGPHMPDKAIFAKELMRVLKPSGVLVVADWNQRDDRQIPPESLGSASSCDNCWISGRTQNLPVSRSFRNC, from the coding sequence ATGGGTTCATTCTTTGCGCTGATGCTTCTGGCGACCGGGGCGATCGCCGCCCTTGGTTTAATTCTTTACCTGCTTACGGCCCGCCGCTACCAGTCTGGCGACTCCGTCGCCCGCTCCTACGACGAATGGACGCAGGACGGCATCCTGGAATTTTACTGGGGTGAACATATTCATCTGGGACACTACGGCTCCCCGCCGCGCCGCAAAGATTTTCTCAAAGCCAAGGCCGACTTTGTGCATGAAATGGTGCGCTGGGGGGGACTCGATCGCTTACCGCGTGGCTCCACCCTGCTCGACGTGGGCTGCGGCATCGGCGGCAGCAGCCGCATCCTGGCGCAAGACTACGGCTTTAACGTCACAGGCATCACCATCAGCCCCCAGCAGGTAAAGCGGGCGCAGGAACTCACACCCGCCGGACTCAGCGCCAAGTTTCTGGTAGACGACGCGATGGCGCTGTCTTTTCCCGATGCCAGTTTCGATGTCGTCTGGTCGGTGGAAGCCGGGCCACACATGCCCGACAAAGCAATTTTTGCCAAAGAGCTGATGCGCGTGCTGAAACCCAGCGGCGTGCTGGTCGTCGCCGACTGGAACCAGCGCGACGACCGCCAAATTCCCCCTGAATCTCTGGGGAGCGCATCGTCATGCGACAACTGCTGGATCAGTGGTCGCACCCAAAATTTGCCAGTATCGAGGAGTTTTCGGAACTGCTAG
- a CDS encoding adenylate/guanylate cyclase domain-containing protein, which yields MLFTDIKGFSTISEQMPPEALLEWLNEYLEAMTHEIQQHHGIINKFTGDGLLAIFGVPMPRVEEREVDEDAYQAIACALAMGKRLEQLNQIWQQRGLPPIQMRVGIFTGPVGGVGSLGGKERMEYGVIGDSVNTASRLESCLKDRQVDLCRVLIAEETLMHVKGKFQVESWGPLALSGKQQLVEVYRVIGYAT from the coding sequence ATGCTGTTTACCGACATCAAAGGGTTCAGCACCATTTCTGAGCAAATGCCGCCGGAGGCGCTGCTGGAATGGCTGAATGAATATCTCGAAGCCATGACCCACGAAATTCAGCAGCACCACGGCATTATCAACAAGTTCACGGGCGACGGGCTGCTGGCGATTTTCGGGGTGCCCATGCCCCGCGTGGAGGAGCGCGAGGTCGATGAAGATGCCTATCAGGCGATCGCCTGCGCCCTGGCAATGGGCAAGCGGCTGGAGCAGTTAAACCAGATCTGGCAACAGCGCGGACTTCCGCCGATCCAGATGCGGGTGGGAATCTTCACTGGCCCCGTGGGTGGTGTGGGCAGCCTGGGCGGCAAGGAGCGAATGGAATACGGCGTGATTGGCGACAGCGTGAACACGGCATCTCGGCTGGAAAGCTGCCTCAAGGATCGCCAGGTCGATCTCTGCCGCGTGTTAATCGCTGAGGAAACGCTGATGCATGTCAAAGGCAAGTTTCAGGTAGAATCCTGGGGACCCTTAGCGCTCAGCGGCAAACAGCAGCTTGTGGAGGTCTATCGGGTGATTGGCTACGCAACGTGA
- a CDS encoding phycobilisome protein has protein sequence MKRLSLETEGQYATDADLQFLRDYTKSYGLRLETYQRIQSVEALLVNQVQQYMMSKDPTLFQGGGTDLTTKWKRDTVRVLRYSAVAMLLNDPETLQERFLLWFQTIMRAFGAQRSCNATYEAMQYVVRQHLTPVQASLFCPILEINRHLLGGNPA, from the coding sequence ATGAAACGCCTTAGCTTGGAGACCGAAGGCCAGTATGCAACTGATGCAGACCTACAATTTTTGCGAGACTATACAAAATCCTACGGGCTGCGACTCGAAACTTATCAACGCATCCAGAGTGTAGAGGCGCTGCTGGTGAACCAGGTTCAGCAGTACATGATGAGCAAAGACCCGACTCTGTTTCAGGGCGGCGGCACTGACCTGACCACCAAGTGGAAGCGGGATACGGTGCGGGTGCTGCGCTATTCTGCGGTGGCGATGCTGCTTAACGATCCAGAAACGCTGCAAGAGCGCTTTTTGCTATGGTTTCAAACCATCATGCGGGCCTTTGGCGCACAGCGAAGCTGCAACGCGACCTATGAAGCCATGCAGTATGTGGTGCGACAACACCTGACCCCAGTGCAAGCCAGCCTGTTTTGCCCCATTCTAGAAATCAACCGGCATCTGCTTGGCGGCAATCCTGCTTAA